From a region of the Thermodesulfobacteriota bacterium genome:
- a CDS encoding universal stress protein produces MKKKQKILVLVDGSDRSWMTIDYIREVEAFRKGELVLYQVYSEIPECYWDLDTDPIRPTVLKGFEEWRKEKLESLEKFMAEAKRRLIAAGFEEKQVKIKIHQREKGIARDILDECKKGYDSVILRRRGMGTIKSITLGSVSTKLISKFPDVPMMLAGRRPHNKKLLLAVDGSPASTQAVDFIGRYFGPYDYSAELFHVIRGMGTLNPMTPEYLPPEIITLMQDEVIRKIDQFKKRLIKAGFDEKKVTGKVVSGAASRAEEIVREADAGNFGTIVIGRRGLSRVQDFFMGRVSYKVIHSGRDFTVWVV; encoded by the coding sequence ATGAAGAAAAAACAGAAAATACTGGTTTTAGTCGACGGTTCTGACCGATCCTGGATGACGATTGACTATATCAGGGAAGTGGAAGCCTTCCGCAAGGGAGAGCTGGTGCTGTATCAGGTCTACAGCGAAATCCCGGAGTGTTACTGGGATCTGGACACGGACCCCATCCGGCCGACTGTCCTGAAAGGTTTTGAAGAGTGGCGCAAGGAGAAACTGGAATCACTTGAAAAATTCATGGCGGAGGCCAAACGCCGTCTGATTGCCGCCGGTTTTGAGGAAAAACAGGTAAAAATAAAAATTCATCAGCGGGAAAAAGGAATCGCCCGGGACATCCTGGACGAATGCAAAAAAGGATATGACTCGGTTATCCTGCGCCGGCGGGGAATGGGAACCATCAAAAGCATCACCCTGGGCAGCGTTTCCACCAAACTGATCTCCAAATTCCCGGATGTGCCGATGATGCTGGCCGGCAGACGGCCCCACAACAAAAAGCTGTTGCTCGCCGTGGACGGATCACCCGCCTCCACCCAGGCCGTTGATTTCATCGGACGGTACTTCGGCCCCTACGATTATTCGGCGGAGCTTTTTCATGTCATCCGCGGCATGGGCACGTTAAACCCCATGACGCCGGAATACCTGCCGCCGGAAATTATCACGCTGATGCAGGATGAAGTCATCCGGAAAATCGATCAGTTCAAAAAGCGGCTGATCAAAGCCGGCTTTGATGAAAAAAAGGTTACCGGAAAAGTGGTTTCCGGGGCGGCCAGCCGGGCCGAGGAAATCGTCCGGGAGGCGGACGCCGGCAATTTCGGCACCATCGTCATCGGCCGCCGGGGCCTGTCCCGGGTGCAGGATTTTTTC
- a CDS encoding sulfite exporter TauE/SafE family protein, producing the protein MDWLYMYMPIAGLNIFWPGLVLIGFAVGTIGGFFGMGGAWMVTPGLNILGFPMAFAIGTDMAHIAGKSMVSTIRHSKFGNVDYKLGMVMVVGTMVGIEIGAQIVMHLEKAGNIGTVVRWVYVGLLSLIAFLVFYDYYKATRKKAAGDVGEHGAEGITWYKSLHKIKIPPMVHFKNAGFTCSAWLPMSVSLLTGILAGFLGIGGGLIRMPSLVYLIGCPTHIAVGTDLFEVMISGLYGAFTYAIKGRIEIVAVFVMLTGAAIGAQIGTVATKYAKGYGIRIAFGIAVICCMISIILKEFGFNSAAAVLILGTIGAICVYIVKIMLAGAIEELREKKAAAEI; encoded by the coding sequence ATGGACTGGTTATACATGTATATGCCGATAGCAGGGTTGAATATCTTCTGGCCGGGGCTGGTGTTGATCGGATTTGCCGTAGGCACCATCGGCGGATTTTTCGGAATGGGCGGTGCCTGGATGGTAACGCCGGGGCTGAATATTCTGGGCTTTCCCATGGCCTTTGCCATTGGTACGGACATGGCCCATATCGCCGGCAAATCCATGGTATCCACCATCCGTCATTCCAAGTTCGGCAATGTTGACTACAAGCTCGGGATGGTGATGGTCGTGGGTACCATGGTAGGCATTGAAATAGGCGCTCAAATTGTCATGCACCTTGAAAAGGCCGGCAATATAGGAACGGTCGTGCGTTGGGTGTATGTGGGCCTGCTGTCCCTGATCGCGTTTTTGGTCTTCTATGACTACTATAAAGCCACCCGGAAAAAAGCGGCCGGAGACGTGGGCGAACACGGGGCCGAAGGCATCACCTGGTACAAAAGCCTTCATAAAATCAAGATCCCGCCCATGGTCCATTTCAAGAACGCCGGTTTTACCTGCTCCGCCTGGCTGCCCATGTCCGTGAGCTTGCTCACCGGCATACTGGCCGGTTTTCTGGGCATCGGCGGCGGGCTGATCCGCATGCCTTCCCTGGTTTACCTGATCGGCTGCCCGACCCATATCGCCGTGGGCACGGACCTGTTTGAGGTCATGATTTCCGGCCTCTACGGTGCCTTCACCTACGCCATCAAGGGCCGGATCGAAATCGTGGCGGTCTTCGTCATGCTGACCGGCGCGGCCATCGGCGCCCAGATCGGCACGGTGGCCACCAAGTACGCCAAGGGCTACGGCATTCGTATCGCCTTCGGTATCGCGGTTATCTGCTGCATGATTTCCATCATCCTGAAGGAATTCGGTTTCAATTCAGCCGCCGCGGTACTGATTCTGGGTACCATCGGCGCCATCTGCGTCTACATCGTCAAGATCATGCTGGCGGGGGCTATCGAGGAATTAAGAGAGAAAAAAGCGGCTGCAGAAATATGA
- a CDS encoding DVU0150 family protein — translation MAKKIRVTVCCFIVLALLLPSMAMAGGGGGASELIVVADTRVLMGDGLYTAFMKYMADAYNHNMVIFATWCTVLTAAYGALLGFLMDWLMSKTGLDLKSRKILEH, via the coding sequence ATGGCAAAGAAAATTCGAGTTACAGTATGCTGTTTCATTGTTCTGGCGCTGCTGTTACCGTCCATGGCGATGGCAGGAGGAGGCGGCGGAGCAAGCGAGCTGATCGTGGTCGCGGATACCAGGGTTCTGATGGGTGACGGACTGTATACCGCCTTTATGAAGTACATGGCCGACGCATACAATCACAACATGGTGATTTTTGCCACCTGGTGCACGGTTCTTACAGCTGCCTATGGCGCACTCCTGGGATTTTTAATGGACTGGCTCATGTCGAAAACCGGTCTGGACCTGAAGAGCCGGAAGATACTGGAGCATTGA